The Edaphobacter sp. 12200R-103 genome contains a region encoding:
- a CDS encoding DUF5996 family protein has product MSNQAWPELPWSAWSDTADTLHMWTQIVGKTRLALTPLQNHWWNVPLYVTARGLGTSAMEYQNDVLDIEFDFLEHVLRMRLGSGKNESLALKPMSVADFYREYLRCLDSLQVSVEIWPMPVEVQNPIRFDQDTVHHAYDAEYAHRFWQVLRHTEKVFRAWAPGFLGKVSPIHFFWGSFDFAVTRFSGRAAPPREGADSIQREAYSHEVISAGFWPGNGGYGEAAFYCYAAPVPGGLSEKKILPSAAFWDNNLGEFVFKYDDMRRQPSPDDALLEFIQSAYDAAADSAKWDRASLERRPPNP; this is encoded by the coding sequence ATGAGCAACCAAGCATGGCCAGAGCTACCCTGGAGCGCATGGTCTGACACGGCGGACACCCTGCACATGTGGACGCAGATCGTCGGCAAGACGCGCCTCGCGCTTACTCCGCTGCAGAATCATTGGTGGAACGTTCCTCTCTATGTCACGGCACGCGGCCTGGGAACCTCGGCGATGGAATACCAGAACGACGTTCTCGACATCGAGTTCGACTTCCTCGAGCATGTGCTGCGCATGCGCCTGGGATCAGGAAAGAACGAGTCCCTCGCGTTGAAACCGATGTCGGTCGCCGATTTCTACAGGGAGTACCTCCGATGCCTGGACTCTCTTCAAGTCTCCGTAGAGATATGGCCGATGCCGGTAGAAGTGCAAAACCCCATCCGCTTCGATCAGGACACGGTGCATCACGCCTATGATGCGGAGTATGCGCATCGTTTCTGGCAGGTGCTTCGCCACACGGAAAAGGTATTTCGCGCCTGGGCGCCGGGATTTCTGGGAAAGGTAAGCCCCATTCACTTCTTCTGGGGGAGCTTTGACTTTGCAGTCACGCGGTTCTCCGGCCGGGCCGCACCGCCGCGCGAGGGCGCCGATTCCATCCAGCGGGAGGCCTACTCGCATGAAGTTATCTCGGCCGGCTTCTGGCCTGGAAACGGTGGATATGGCGAAGCAGCCTTCTACTGCTATGCTGCTCCCGTGCCCGGTGGCCTCTCGGAAAAGAAGATCCTTCCCTCCGCGGCGTTCTGGGACAACAACCTTGGAGAGTTCGTCTTCAAATACGACGATATGCGCCGCCAGCCCTCACCCGACGATGCCCTGCTCGAGTTCATCCAGAGCGCCTATGATGCCGCAGCAGATTCGGCAAAGTGGGACAGGGCATCTCTGGAACGAAGACCGCCAAATCCATAG
- the lspA gene encoding signal peptidase II, giving the protein MSERYEYPPTEFDPKPRQPANRRNFYFPLLLALSAFVAIADHVSKKFITHRLPVGRSHTVIPGILNITHVLNTGAAFSFLADTASPDLVRRGLILFSVAAVVVVGMMLMRSCRCLNLTCIALALILGGAVGNLYDRVVYHYVIDFIGFHLGPYHWPDFNFADSAIVIGACLLMIEIIRPQPEDGKAST; this is encoded by the coding sequence ATGTCCGAGCGCTACGAGTATCCGCCGACCGAGTTCGACCCCAAGCCCCGTCAGCCTGCGAACCGGAGGAACTTTTACTTCCCTCTCCTACTTGCGCTCTCGGCCTTCGTCGCCATCGCTGACCACGTCAGCAAGAAATTCATCACCCACCGGTTGCCCGTAGGCCGCTCGCACACGGTAATCCCTGGCATCCTCAACATCACCCACGTCCTCAACACGGGCGCTGCGTTCAGCTTCCTCGCCGACACCGCCTCGCCGGACCTGGTTCGCCGAGGACTCATTCTGTTCTCGGTCGCCGCCGTCGTGGTGGTCGGCATGATGCTGATGCGTTCCTGCCGCTGCCTCAACCTTACCTGCATCGCTCTGGCGCTCATCCTCGGCGGAGCCGTCGGCAACCTGTACGATCGCGTCGTCTATCACTACGTCATCGACTTCATCGGCTTCCACCTGGGCCCCTACCACTGGCCCGACTTCAACTTTGCCGATTCAGCCATCGTGATCGGAGCCTGCCTGCTGATGATCGAGATCATTCGACCCCAGCCGGAAGACGGTAAAGCTTCAACATAA
- the ileS gene encoding isoleucine--tRNA ligase — translation MPDVTASKPENTQTEPQAKPLKSTLNLPQTSFAMKANLPVNEPIRLEAWQKQDLYGQIRSARAGSPKYILHDGPPYANGAIHLGHALNKCIKDFVVKTKTMAGFDSPYVPGWDCHGLPIEIKVDEQLGRKKLEMDPLAVRKACREYAQKYVDLQRSQFERIGVFGRWGSPYLTMSHAYEAAIIETFYSFFENDFVYKGLKPVYWCVHDRTALAEAEIEYEMHTSPSIYVRYALTSDPAAIDSSLTGLPVYTIIWTTTPWTLPASLAVAFNPELDYVALKNTDDNVYIVAEALAEPTRQACSLTEAKEISRFKGDRLDRVTFQHPFLDREILGVNADYVTTEQGTGAVHTAPAHGPDDFATGSRYGLPQTCDVDGSGRLRNGLPEYDGLQVFKANPAIVELVRSRGALMGFSEINHSYPHCWRCHNPVIFRATEQWFISMETPMQNPDGSLTTFRQRTLDEIAHVKWDPAWGQERISNMIATRPDWTISRQRIWGVPIAVFLCEKCHTPLNDKAVNTSIVELFHKEGADAWYANDVSTLLPAGTACATCGGTAFRKEMDILDVWFESGASWHAVLDVEPELRWPADLYTEGGDQHRGWFHSSILTSVAVRGKAPYRMVATSGWTLDEQGRAFSKSLGNGVDPVDIAKRLGGEIVRLWVASVDFREDVAASENLMQRVSDNYRKLRNTFRFLLGNLHDFDPATNAQRDFAKLEPLDQYILARLADLDRKIRRAYNEFEFHRAYHALNEFTNTDLSALYLDVLKDRLYTFAPNHPARRSAQTALWHIAEVLTRLVAPILSFTADEVWQALPKVEGREASVHLALFLNINDLGLTSLRQIEEDWKRLLGIRAIAMKALEEGRNEKLIGKALEASLEILTADLDESSCELLKRYESSLPELMNVSSVTLKDTSDNAMEITTGILAKVATGTKCERCWRYTNDVGDDTKYPTVCLRCADALAAIRYPPYAAQKNAE, via the coding sequence ATGCCGGACGTAACTGCGAGCAAGCCCGAGAACACCCAGACCGAACCTCAGGCAAAGCCCCTGAAGTCAACCCTGAATCTGCCCCAGACCTCCTTCGCCATGAAGGCCAACCTTCCGGTCAACGAGCCCATTCGCCTGGAAGCCTGGCAGAAACAGGACCTTTACGGGCAGATCCGGTCAGCCCGCGCCGGCTCCCCGAAGTACATCCTGCACGATGGACCTCCCTACGCCAACGGTGCAATCCATCTGGGCCATGCGCTGAACAAATGCATCAAGGACTTCGTCGTCAAGACCAAGACCATGGCCGGTTTCGATTCCCCTTACGTTCCCGGATGGGACTGCCATGGCCTTCCCATTGAGATCAAGGTAGATGAGCAACTGGGCCGCAAAAAGCTGGAGATGGACCCGCTCGCCGTCCGGAAGGCCTGCCGCGAGTACGCCCAGAAGTACGTGGACCTGCAGCGGTCGCAGTTTGAGCGCATTGGGGTCTTCGGCCGATGGGGCTCACCGTACCTCACGATGTCGCATGCCTACGAGGCTGCCATCATTGAGACCTTCTACAGCTTTTTCGAAAATGATTTTGTCTACAAAGGTCTGAAGCCGGTCTACTGGTGCGTCCACGACAGAACAGCGCTGGCAGAGGCTGAGATCGAGTATGAGATGCACACCTCGCCCTCGATCTATGTGCGCTACGCCCTTACCAGCGATCCGGCAGCCATAGATTCCTCGCTGACGGGCCTTCCGGTCTATACCATCATCTGGACCACGACCCCCTGGACGCTCCCCGCATCCCTCGCCGTTGCCTTTAACCCGGAGTTGGACTACGTTGCCCTGAAAAACACCGATGACAACGTCTATATCGTCGCCGAAGCCCTCGCGGAGCCGACTCGCCAGGCCTGCAGCCTGACCGAGGCAAAGGAAATCTCCCGCTTCAAGGGCGACCGGCTGGATCGCGTCACTTTCCAGCATCCATTTCTGGATCGCGAAATCCTCGGTGTCAACGCCGACTACGTCACCACCGAGCAGGGTACCGGAGCCGTCCACACCGCGCCAGCGCACGGCCCGGACGACTTCGCCACCGGCAGCCGCTATGGTCTGCCCCAGACCTGCGATGTGGACGGCTCTGGCCGGCTCCGCAACGGTTTGCCCGAGTACGATGGTCTGCAGGTCTTCAAAGCCAATCCTGCCATCGTCGAGCTGGTCCGCTCGCGTGGCGCTCTGATGGGTTTCAGTGAGATCAATCACTCCTACCCGCACTGCTGGCGTTGCCATAATCCCGTCATCTTCCGCGCTACGGAACAGTGGTTCATCTCGATGGAGACGCCGATGCAGAATCCGGATGGCTCCTTAACCACCTTCCGTCAGCGCACACTCGATGAGATCGCCCACGTGAAGTGGGATCCGGCTTGGGGACAGGAGCGCATCTCCAACATGATCGCCACCCGGCCCGACTGGACCATCTCGCGCCAGCGCATCTGGGGCGTTCCCATCGCGGTCTTCCTGTGTGAGAAGTGTCATACTCCCCTGAACGATAAAGCGGTCAACACGAGCATCGTTGAGCTGTTCCACAAAGAGGGCGCCGATGCCTGGTATGCCAACGACGTCTCTACGCTGCTCCCAGCCGGGACCGCCTGCGCCACGTGCGGAGGCACGGCGTTCCGCAAGGAAATGGACATCCTCGATGTCTGGTTCGAGTCCGGAGCAAGCTGGCATGCCGTGCTCGACGTCGAGCCGGAGCTGCGCTGGCCCGCCGATCTCTACACCGAAGGCGGCGACCAGCACCGCGGCTGGTTTCACTCCTCCATCCTGACTTCCGTCGCAGTGCGAGGAAAAGCGCCCTACAGGATGGTCGCCACCTCAGGCTGGACTCTGGACGAGCAGGGCCGCGCGTTTTCGAAATCCCTCGGCAACGGCGTCGATCCAGTCGACATCGCCAAGCGTCTGGGCGGCGAGATCGTCCGCCTGTGGGTCGCCTCCGTCGACTTCCGCGAAGACGTCGCCGCCAGCGAAAACCTGATGCAGCGCGTCAGCGACAACTACCGCAAGCTGCGCAACACCTTCCGGTTCCTGTTGGGCAACCTGCACGACTTTGACCCAGCTACGAATGCTCAGCGCGATTTTGCAAAGCTGGAACCGCTGGACCAGTACATTCTCGCTAGGCTGGCCGACTTGGACAGGAAAATCCGCCGAGCCTATAACGAGTTCGAGTTCCACCGCGCCTACCACGCGCTGAATGAGTTTACGAACACTGACCTGAGCGCGCTCTACCTCGACGTCCTCAAGGATCGCCTCTACACCTTTGCCCCCAATCACCCGGCACGCCGCAGCGCCCAGACTGCGCTCTGGCATATCGCCGAAGTTCTTACCCGACTGGTTGCTCCCATCCTCAGCTTCACCGCAGATGAGGTCTGGCAGGCGCTGCCGAAGGTCGAAGGACGTGAGGCCAGTGTCCACCTGGCGCTCTTCCTGAACATCAATGACCTTGGGCTAACCAGCCTCCGGCAGATTGAGGAGGACTGGAAGCGACTGCTTGGGATCCGCGCCATCGCGATGAAGGCCTTGGAAGAGGGCCGGAATGAGAAGCTGATCGGCAAGGCACTGGAGGCTTCGCTCGAGATCCTTACTGCAGATCTGGATGAGTCCTCGTGCGAGTTGCTGAAGCGCTACGAATCCAGCCTGCCAGAGCTGATGAACGTGTCCTCGGTCACGCTCAAAGACACCTCCGACAATGCTATGGAGATCACCACCGGAATTCTGGCAAAGGTGGCGACAGGAACCAAGTGTGAGCGCTGCTGGCGCTACACCAACGATGTCGGCGACGATACAAAATACCCCACCGTCTGCCTGCGCTGTGCCGATGCTCTTGCCGCCATCAGGTATCCTCCTTATGCAGCTCAAAAGAATGCAGAGTAG